GCCAAGAAGTCTTTTCTAAGGGGAACGTATACACATAATCAGGTGTGAAGACAAAGAAATCAAATTGCATAACACTCTATCTATATAAGCTTATATGTTCATGTTATGGATGAGGAGCTGTAAAGTTCAAAtcctaaaataaaatatatgttctgttctatatTCTGTCTAATCTACAGATGCGTTAGAAATGGATTTATTGGTTCACCCTTAAatgatttctttcatattttCGACAAATAATGTATCACAAGGGCCAATGTTCGACTGAAGATGTCGCACCTGTTTCCATTCTCATGCCACCGGTTCTTGGATATTTGCACATTTATCAATACTTTTCCTGTATCTATTGTCAGAATGACTTTGCTTCCATAATGTGAAAATAGGCGCCTcgttctttgtttttttattgcattttctaaACATATTCCTATATTCGCCTTGTATGCTTCTCCGAACATGAATTCAAAGCTATATAAAGGAAGGCTTTTATACTCACAAACGTTGCCACCAGTCATTGCCTTCGCAAATATTGAAACGTCAAAACGTCAAAGCCAAGTTTCATGGTAAGATTTTATGTCTACGTGTCTAATAGCAAATTATTTTAATAGATTAgcatgttttcattatatacGACCGTGCAGAAAACcggatattgaaataaatattctataACAACCAAACCTAAACATTGTGGTATTATGCTTGTACTTCATATTACGTTCTAGCGTCGAACGTCAAAGCGGCGCgatggaaaagaaaaccacactaAACAAGCAATTGTTACTTCAAGGATGTAGAAAATAATCCTTGGAAAcgtattagaatcaaaataatatctctcaaacagtgatttgctcttgcataaaatcattgtttgtcgttcaggtGCGTAGTATTATTAATAATTGctacgcatctaaactccaaacaatggttttattcaacgacaaaacactgtttgatatatattatttctgactatgatgtttgttttaatttcagtCTGGAATTTTATTGAGCTTCATATTTGCAGATGTGCTCCTtaaagatataaataattttaagaGGTTCGTTGCAAGCATAGAATGCAATAAAGCAAAGTAATTACattcggtttgattaagtctgctCAACAGGTAATGAATAGTGCAACACCCCTTcccgccccctagcactggcttaaatAAAATTCCATTACACAGATAGtgtaaaatgagaaaataaatgagaACTTAAATTACATGATAAACACTTCTTTCATTGTCATTGCGCCAAGGTCTTATAAATTGCTGATGATAATCTGTAAATGCTAACCTGAATAATATTTATGTGCGATGCAATAGGTTTATATAGTACTTATAacgacatgtacatgtatttgtgaaTTAAACCAACGTTGATGTTACTGAACAATTCGTTTGGTGAATGCGTAATACaatgaaaactttgataaatctaATTTTGTATTTGAATACCTTGTATCTACAATCTAAAAAAAATTCGCATCAATCTGTTTTTACGTTTTGATAAACATATTGCACCAAATGAATATGTACATACAAATTGCatcaaattaaattcaaattaatctCGTTCTTATTGCATCATTGTTCACAAAATTTAATCATGCTTTATGATTGTTGATAAAGCACAAACATATATTGCAACTTATCAGTAAGGAAATTTCAACGAATATTTGCCTTAGATACAAATTGATGAAGATAACTAattagatttcatattttcaacacATATTTTAGACACCAAGATattattaaaagttttaatatttcatcataaaagcTTTTATGCTTAGTGCTGTGTTATAAATATCACGGATCACAATTTAGTTTGAGTACTCCTGTTTTAGTTTTAGCCTGCCTGTTTAGCTCAACAGTTTTAGCCTGACCGAGTACCTAAATAGGGAGAGTTAAGATCTTCGGACCGCAGTACCGTGAGCTCGATCCTAGGGCGAGTTGTATCTTTACCGAAACGATTAgacaaaagacattgtgtctgaaatcattcgtctttcACTTCCAATTCAAGTTACTTGCGGAAGGCAGGTTAATACTTGTAAAGATTCTAagaacactggttgggttaactgactgccatttcataactgaaatactgttgtaaaattgCGCTAAATTCATAACTCATCaagttgaaaatattcaaaaatattcaaatgttttacTGTGGTTAAAACTGTGATATTGTAGGTTACACATAAGTACATTAGAGATAATTTAAAACGAAACTTTTGTTCcacaatatttaaagaaatattattcaCTAAGAATACCAGTatgatatttatgtaaaatgataaGAATAATAGAGGTACCTTATTCACTTAAACATGTGATATTTGGTTTGGTAAGCAATCATTGAAACAGAAGTATTATTTACCCTATAATTTAAACACAGTCAATATCACTTTTACAAGGTCGATAAATACTCATATCAGCCTTACTTTAAGACAATAATTGTGTAGTATCAATATTACCTTTTGACCTGAGTAATGGTATTCCTTAAACTAATCTGCCAAAGTCGAAATGTAAGAGTTTTTTTCCAAGCAGAGTTCTTTCGGTGGAACTGTAACAATTTTGCAATTTACCTTTTTGCAATTCTTGATGGTAGTCAAGATTTAAATTGTTCATGGACAACTCATTTCAAAATGTCTGAATTGTGTTCAATGGTTGGTTTTATTTGAATCGGTTTATGTTTATACCAAAATAGGACTAAAAAGTATAAATCCAAGCTGTACTAATTAAATCCCACGTGCTTTCCACCTAGTTTTAATATGATTTCTTAATATCGCAAAATAATGCATTTGTACtcaaaatacaatttaaacttttaaaatatgaagCAAAGTACTATCAATCAtgcacaaaattaaaaaataaacaagtatgaCCAACATCACTCACCAGAATTGTCCAGGTCAAATAGGTATAACAAGAGACATTTCTGCCATATTAATTTAAACACTGGCCTACAGATGTATAATGCTGGGAAGAAGATACTCAAAGTTTCCTTAGAGCCTTACAAGACTAACCCTGTCCTTTCTCCGGCAGCACTaatatttgacaaatcaaggtaactttaacaattttagtagagggtcacaaaaAGAATATTTCTGTGAAAGCGTTTAAAAATCAGACCAACTGTTTAGGAATGTTGTTTGGAGAATTTTCGCTCTGGTGGTTATGGTTGTTGGCGAATTGATAtcctttgttttttctttgtaaagggccactttgtttgttttttgaaattcGGCAAGAACATTGTTAAAAGTTCAACTGCATACATAGATGGAAAAGTGATCATGCCATCTGGGGACCATGTTTGTAGAAAAATCTGATTAATtggaacaatcttgctagagggtcactcaaggaacatttgtgtaaatttattttttaagcaggccaacagtttctgacaagaagagattttaatatttccACTGAATAACAAATAGAGGATCTCGTGgccatttttattttacaaattgtaaAAGTTaagataatttgaaatataaaaatattttgaaattggatAAGAAGTTTCTGACAGGAGGAATTTTTAATTTCCCACTATACATATAAGGAACGCCTATTGGAGGCAATGCTTTTATgatgaatcgaaataatttgaataatcttaagaGAGAGTTACTCAGGAACATTTCTTGGAAAGTATTTTACAATTGGACTAATAATTTAAGAGGAgatgttatttaattattttttctattttcagcttttGCGGCCATGTTTTCTGATAAATCAAACTAATTTTTACAATCGTGTAGATTGTAGTATTGGTCACCGAATGATCACTTGTACggaatcattttaaaatcggaccgGCAGTTACTGACAAGACGATTGTTAAATCTTGCACTATAAATGTAAAAGGAAAAGTGATTACGATCTTTTGTGACCATGTTTCTTCACGAATCAGGGCAGCATTTCTGATAAGAAAATGTTTAGACACTCATACGtgtatagggaaaaatgaccacgccctctggtgacAATATTTTTGACGAAgcaaaatgatttgaacaatcttggaaaagagtcacctaaggatcattccagTAAAATTGTTTTGACACTGGGCCTGCAGTTTCTAAAAAcaagatgtttaaagtttaaactatatacatattgggaaagGTTACCATTCCCTCTCGTGGTCGTTTTTAACGAAATGGAATAATTTGTAAATCGGGCCAGCATGTTCGGacaacagttttcaaatttttctttctgCTAAATGAGATAATTTTCTTTGCATATATAGTTTGCGAAGAACATCAATGCCAATTTTAATCAACTTCACCCAAGTTGTTTCAAAGGAGATGATTataataattgataataattgatTATCAATACACAATATCATAACATTTGGTGATGGTGGTGGGATAAAATAATCTAGCTacctgtatataataaaaaaatccaatCAGCACATGATTGCTGTGCGCCGCCTTATGTATCCAGAGATGCTTGCAATGTATTGCAATGCAGGCTTTTACACTCTCCGTACACTGGCAAATATAATTGTGGGATATGACTTGCCCGTGAAAAAGTATCACAGCATAAAAGTGAATTCGTACACAAGACATAGTATttgtctatttttaaaaaaatttatcgggaaaataaaatattattatatatcagTAACTTAACAGTTGTCTGCTCAAACATATCACAGCCTTCGTTTGCCagtgtctttctttttttgttcgaGTTTTAAGTCAcatatcataaacttttttcgaAGGAGAACGTTTCATTATTGTCATTCATTGTGATGGTTTGTATTTTTAAGTCAATTGCATTTGTATTGACGTAGAGACACATGATTTCATTGAACATTCATCAACTCTTCTTGAATGTGTCTGAAGTTCACTTCTGGTTCCATGCAACTTTTTGATAAACCTGTGTAGAATTGCCAGGTTGAAAATATAAGCACAAAAACACGTCCATACGTGAACCATATTAGAATGAATTGCTACAGTTCATTTAAATATATACTTCGATATGGCGCCACTGGCAAGCGGTAACAAATCCGACCACTCTACATTTATATACTcttgatattttttgaaaaagcaACTTTACAACAGTTATACACTGATTTCAATCTAGACTGATGTTAATAGCAGTAACTACCTAAATATTCAGTATAAAAAAAACCATGTTCCAAGAAAGCACCCCAAAGCCTAACGCCATAGATATGTATGGGTGGATGTGTACAAGATTAATACACAAATTGATGTATGAATAAAGTTACACAGACATAGTAAAACATATAGACAACGACAACGACGACGGGCAAAATTGGACATCGCCCCGTAATAGCCAATGGCAAACACACccaatatataaatacatgttttcTTTCCTGTGTTTCTTTCaaaacgttgaaaaaaaaaaaaagaatcaatgAACATTAGTGTATGGACAATGAATGGTAGTCTTTATGATCGCAATTACGTTGTCTGTGCTGTGTGGCACTGTACATTCAGTCAGAGCTGTTAAAATCTTTTCATCGTTCAttacgacatttatgttgtgttagtggtactgtttagttttcaGATTGAACGTTTCGGCGTGGATGGATGCAATGCTCCCGCTATAACAGTTACTGGTATTGTTGAATCATTGTTTGGATATGGTGCCAAATATTTTTGCCATTTGACAGTTTCTTTGATGTGCAGGCGTCATAACCTCTATTCAACTCTacaaattctagtttgtttagttctcaTGTATGTCTAGTCCATTATTAACTGAGGACCATACGCTGCTTTCACGGAATTGCACCtttgtgtatcattgaagattccGTGTAGATCAGACATCCTCGGACTTCTCTTAATTGTATTTTAGTGACATGTAAAAATGTTGAGTTCTGGGGTTAGatggtagcatgtatttccactatcttccatgaacagactcaattaaaccaggtctgcaacattttcattcgaCCTGGGAGTTTCTTCTTTTTCTAATTTAGATACTTAAGTTTCGCTCTAAGCAGGTAAGCATTAtagctaaataaaaataaaaaaatcttaagaatTCAATTACCATTTTATtgcaaatgattttgaatttcttATGTACACCACAAATGAATCAAACGATATGGTATGTTCAGATACTTAAGCCTTCAGAACTAAGTAGTACTTGTAGTAAATAGACATTTTGTCTGTCAATATtcaattctttttaattttgatttgcaAATGTATTTGAAATCTTAAAACATTACCATAGAATGTTGAGATCAATTATGCTTAACAGATcttatattatattaatgatttatacttgaaaatttgaataaaaaacagAACATTTCGTTTCATTTGTTAATAGCTGAAGATGaacattacagaaaattattgtaagattAATTATTGAAACAATTTGCGAACCAAATTCAATACGTCcctaaaatttatttcttaatcTATGAAACTATTTCAACTAACTATTGTGCATTTGTAAAAGATTTCATAAGTATTCAGGAAAAAATCAGAACATGAGTGTTAATGACTATGATCTAAACTTCGTCCATGCATCCAGAAGAGATCCTAGCTTATCTTCCAGACAATATAACGAAGCTAAAACATAACATATAGTAGAACACGGCTCCGCAAAATATTATTTTCGAAACGGCAATGTTACCTGGTTAAACctataaagcaaaataatgaaaataataaatacataaaaaaactaCATAAAACTTTTGCCATGGTTAAATTACATCTTTCATATTTAACAGATTTAAATACCgcaaatgttacattttcttgcCAATTATCAGATGTGACAGTAATCATTCTCCTTTATGTATCAGAACTACTTTTTACGCGTTTCCAAACATGTCACTATACTATGAACGCAACGATTTTTATACGATTTCTGACGTCATTGATGTATTTCGGTGATTATTATTTTGAAGCGCTATAAGTTTTGTTGACGATGAATGTTTTCCATTTTCTATGTtctgaaaatattcattttgtaataaggGTGCCGGTGTTTGTGGATCAAGGTCTGACGAATTTTCGCACGTGCAACAACAGTCACATGTCTTATTCTTTGTTTGTAACGTTGTCCTTTCTTTAACACCTGCTGCCTTCATAAACGTCCTTCCAATTACCAAGTGCTGAAAGTTGAAAAaccaaatttttgtttaaatttaaacatacaaGCAGATCAAAATGAAACATCTAAATATtctaaaaatgtaagatatgtgCTCAAACGTTTTCAATGTTGTTcagaaatgtaaatgaaaaacaaatccaTGTTTTGTTAATATAGATATCGGAAAACGCCTTTGTTTGAATCAGTTCTTTAGTCACTCACCACAAATACAGCGACTCCGATTCCTAATATATATCCTGCTATGACATCGGAAGGATGGTGTTTGTTGTCTTTGATGCGCCCAAGACCACAGAGTATTGCAATGAATACAAGACCAGATTGAAGAAAGAACTTTAATAAACGAGAAAATTTTATCTGCAAACGATTCTCTATGTAAATCTGAAAAAGTGAAATATTTGTTATCAAGgaagtttcaaaattattacGTGTAGCAAAATATGCAAATGTATGCACAATGCGCCACAAACGCTGAAGGCAGTGTTTAATAAATGAAATTCGCATGCAAACTAATGTTAATACACACATAATAAATGCATTCATATTTTGCAAGTGAAAATACAAATTCAGTGATAACATTGAAGTTAATGAATTTCAAAATGTCCAGAGTGTGCATAAATCAGTCATTACTCAGCCACATGTAATGGACGGGAAAGGGTTTGATGTGTGTCAAGGTGTTAAAAGAAAAGGCTTTTGGCGTTTTAAAATCTGCCACGTGAGTGGAAAATATAATTACAGTTAAGAACGCAGTAAACGTAAAACCAAATGTGTTTATTCTCAAACATTATGTTAATACAAAACAATGGGTATGATATAGAATACTTTCCAACACTTGAGAGTAGGTTTGGGTGTGACTTGCAATAAGTAAATGCACACTTACACAAAAATAAATCGCTATATACATAGAAAATGCTGAATGACCGGAAGGGAAAGATTGTCGGCTGCTTCTGAGttctttattttcttcatttcCGGTGCAGGTGTAGTTGGATATGTATCTATAACAAAATGATTCATTAGTAAtcgtaaaatatgtaaaaatgttacCAGTAAATTGTGGGAGAATAGATGTTGTTACTGCATAATTCAACTACAAAAAAGGAGTTTTGTTGTAATTTAAATATTGGTTAAGGTCAGTATTTGTTTGCTTCGTGTTTTGATAGCTATGATTCCAGCTCttcattatgaagaaagacacCAGAAGTCTATCGGCACGAGCAGGCATCTGTTTAGAACAAGCAAGATTCCGTAAGAATACTACACCTAAAGCAAGGATTCGAACCACAGCGCTCATGTTATTTCGAATTAGCGATCTAAACGGAAGCCACGGTTTTGGTCTTTAGTAGTATCAAACGCAGTATAATTATATCACGCATTCTTATGGAATGTAAATACGAAATGTCAATTATTGTGATCGTTGGTTGCACAAACTcgattaattacattttaatggCTTATTTAAGTCTTGCGTAAAATAGTTTAACTTATTTTTGCAAGAATTGAATGTCGcgataaattatattttaataatctAGACGGTTATTATTTCATGTTTGTTATGATGAAGCGCTCAATAGTGAAAATACGTTCACGATTATTACATATGTCGCTAATATTCAAACGAAACGAACACGAGAGTGTTTCAAAATCATTCATTGTAGTTGAGCTATTTTCAATGAGCTACAAACGCCAGTATATTTTATAAATCCTGAAAAAAAGATAGAAAAGAAGTTACCCTGGACATGAAGTCCTATTAAACTGTGGTTTGCATACGTCAAAGAAGTTAGGTCTGAGCACACCCATCTTGTTTTTGACGGCGTCAACAACCAGTTCTTGTACGAGGAAGCCGATCAAAAACACAATGTAACTCTTCACACAAAACACAAGGTCGGTTGATCGTCGGCATGTTCGCAGGCACTTATTGTCACAACAATTTAAACCTTCGACTAAAACAACCTATAAAGAAAGCAACATGAATTAAATTTTGGAGCCACTtagactttgaaatatatcaGGTTGGCAGATTTATTAATTAGTTTACGTTCCTCAGAACTGAAATTGCAAAAAgacatttattatcaaaattatatgcAAACATAATTCACAGATCTTTTCAAATAGTGTGTTCGTGCATTTGCTTCCTATATTAAAAGTAAGGTGAAACACACATTCAAGTGGAACTGAACGAAGTCAACAGAAATCATTCCAGATCTTAAGCTTTATAATGATTCCATAACTGCATTGTAAAAACATAATCATTGTTTTCTTAGCTAGAATGCTTTAATAATTGCTTTATTTGCAATGTTTGCAAACATGCAATTCGCAGTTCATTGTCAGTCAATGGGTAAAAGGAACAATATATGGGTTGAAGACACTTTAGTTTGTTGGTGCATAGAAGGAATACGAACCAGTAAAATGGAGAAAGTGAATCCGGCTGCTACCAGTACTGGTGTGGATATGGTTTCTGGTATTGAAGGATAACTAAGCGATTTATCGTCACAGAAAAATCCTGTCTCGTAGGGTTTTCCGAACAGAAATAGGTACAAAACTAACAAAgatactgaaaacaaaattaaataaaaatcaatgtttgCATGGTGGTTTGTGATTTTTACAAGCAAATAGTCTATGTAAAAATAGTATGTTCACTGTACAACTGCAAACGGATATTtgcttatttcttttaaatatatttgactgACACTCCTACTATCTGTGGCTTTTGTTAAGGTGACACTTAATGTAACTatgttataaatttattgaacattatttaaatttacaaaaatgaatatattaatttTCAGGTTCTTGGCTTTCTTTTTGtcttttgattttcatttcgACATTAATTCATAAACATTTATTGGACACTTTtgctttgattctatttataataataaatcaaATACCTCATTTCATGGCTATAATATATTGTTAATCAAAGCAAGGGGCGCTAATGATCGTATTTTATGCCTAACATGACagaattaattacttttttttgtgGGTAGTACCTTCATTACTATCTCCTATGGTAATAGggatatatttaatatatagaaCTGAACTGTTAATTGCTTAGTAAAATCTGCATAATTTCgttgttgaaatatttattcattaaaacgCTACTTTCGCACTGACGATatattcttacattttttttcttttatttttgtagtGATTacaaatattcttgaaataaaacTATACCTCGTTATGTGTTTCACTTCATCCTATATTATACCtttattatttgttcattttcagGTATATGCAAAATCATTATTAATGCTATATTTTGGTTTAAAACCAGTTACATGATTAATAATAAAACGTCGTACTGACTTGCAAATGGAGTCAATAAGACGCATTGGTCTATATATTTGACGTCATGATACCATTTGAAACCAAAACACCGGTAAAAAGAAAAATCACTGCAAAATCGAGCCTTTTgcataaaattgtatttatttgctTTATGAAAAAAAGGTATCGTATACACATTGAAACACTTTTTCCACCTTTTCAACGGGCAAAATCACTTACCACAACACAAAATTAAGAAATTGAAGAACTGTACATTTACATCAAATatggtttagcagtatatcacaaaaccacaaatatttggtaaacaaacaacatcttgaCCAACAATCTACTTGTCCAATACATGTAGTACAGTACTGTCCATTGGGACTTGATATATCCAAAAGTTgttccttttcaaaaaaaaaaaatgcggatTGAACCGAGATATGTTAAAGGTTATCACTTTCACATGATTGCAAATGCATCAGAaagaagatatgtaacagttcttccAAAATGGTGAGGTTTTAAAAGGTGCTGAAACTGGTCAAAAGTGAGACACCTTTGTGCAGTCCTTTCCCGGAATTCAATGCATATGTCAGTAAATTTACACcatttgtagagtaatatacatggtTTATCCGCTattgaattttattgaaaaacaactcttactttcttgttgtttgaatttcaaaatgaGGACCTAACCGTTAATAATCAGCATCAGACTGAAAAGTGAGAAATTAGGAATGCCCTTTTTTGGCGTGTTTAACAAATCTGATCTGTATATTTGgcatattttgcaaatatttatagcTTAACTACGTTTTGGCAGTATTCAAAAACCTGAGTAAAATGGCGTTGTTATTTTCTGTGATGATGTGCATTGAATAGGTcagttattaaatatatatttaagggGGCGTtatggtaaataaataaataaataaataaataaatgaataaagaaataGAAAGCACACATTTGTTACTTCATTAATATTCAGTGTTTCAGCGCTTAACAAGATTTCCATCATTAATTTTGAGTTATGTTAATCATGTCTCAAGTTTTGCCAGATATAAATGGTGTCCAAATATAATGAACTTATATAACTCACctcattgaaatattgaaatcgtTTGTTGGACTTTAATAAGCTTACACATTTCAATAtgttaaatgataataaaatacttcaaaagctTTTTCACTGTAGATAATCAGATGTGTATCAAATGTTTCCAGACTACTAAGTTTATAATGATATATATCATATCATTTATTTACGTTAAAAAGTCTAACACACAACTGGATTATTGGTAAGTAactcaaacaaaatattttgaaacgcTTAACCAATCACAATAACCAGATAGTATTTATTTAAGTCTTTCACTATAATTCGTGATAATCTAAAGTAGGGCAATGTTAaccattttcatttgtttattttaaactattGTATAGTGGAATTTGTAAGTGTTTTAGATATTGTTTGACTTACAAGTTTTTTTTCCGCATCTTTGATgcgattttatttataataagcGTCCAAATATCTAAGTTTGTATCTTCAGGAGATTGAAAATATATTCGCGATATATGAGATACCCGGTATAAgctataatttacatataaaaacgTATTTATTTGTTCTTTACTGTCTTTCCTGTGCAATACTTTTGAACATTGTAAGTTTAAATCTGATTACGATAATATgaagtatataaaaatattataatgtcAAATTA
The sequence above is a segment of the Mercenaria mercenaria strain notata chromosome 3, MADL_Memer_1, whole genome shotgun sequence genome. Coding sequences within it:
- the LOC123523649 gene encoding phospholipid phosphatase 1-like; translated protein: MEENHARGQPIRRRITVRIIVDVIIWLAVSLLVLYLFLFGKPYETGFFCDDKSLSYPSIPETISTPVLVAAGFTFSILLVVLVEGLNCCDNKCLRTCRRSTDLVFCVKSYIVFLIGFLVQELVVDAVKNKMGVLRPNFFDVCKPQFNRTSCPGYISNYTCTGNEENKELRSSRQSFPSGHSAFSMYIAIYFCIYIENRLQIKFSRLLKFFLQSGLVFIAILCGLGRIKDNKHHPSDVIAGYILGIGVAVFVHLVIGRTFMKAAGVKERTTLQTKNKTCDCCCTCENSSDLDPQTPAPLLQNEYFQNIENGKHSSSTKLIALQNNNHRNTSMTSEIV